A region from the Fusarium musae strain F31 chromosome 1, whole genome shotgun sequence genome encodes:
- a CDS encoding hypothetical protein (EggNog:ENOG41), whose amino-acid sequence MDLKYISENAVETGAIMSPSATPNMATPPKLQSSFSSSEVPTVKSPGTSSSKTNNHAQQHFHNHNASLGRIPAGAVHRGHSRELSSENPAVSREQHNYPSIQSALQASAAPFGPSTTAAVQPSAMVNPSAGAAAVNNNYNNMFYSANGYGAPQGTPQGGIPQVMPQGPPHQPGGYNVNMLANSMQQMNMNGANGSNMYQPQNYNGYNAGPYNQGNQPRDSQARVIQHRRQLDNEGESASRVVPYQHTLTCFVAMSRYQNTPLDSFVGNIYELCKDQHGCRYLQKKLEERNADQVHMIWVETNQHVIELMTDPFGNYLCQKLLEFCNDDERTTLIQNASQDMVRIALNQHGTRALQKMIEYVSTPQQVHIIIEALRYRVVELIQDLNGNHVIQKCLNKLTPPDAQFIFDAVGGSCVEVGTHRHGCCVLQRCIDHASGDQKLWLIQRITEHARILVQDPFGNYVVQYIIDLNEPLFTEPIVLTFKDCITQLSRHKFSSNVIEKCLRCAQPPSKDLIVEELLRNQEMERLLRDSFANYVIQTALEYATPHQKHRLVEAIRPILPQIRTTPYGRRIQAKISAFDNRGSAASSGQVTPADNTQGQIPMRATHARGISGGGPILQGNGMPHGGPMPPMRQNMPIYSPNPAMNGQVPTSGGPVQQPQYGQMTPGNFAPNAAVNGAANGSAGNGNFGGQASGNSVPTSPANGNGNVSTGQGEQPQWL is encoded by the coding sequence ATGGATCTCAAGTATATCTCGGAAAACGCAGTTGAGACTGGTGCCATCATGTCTCCTAGTGCGACTCCCAACATGGCGACTCCCCCGAAGCTGCAGAGCTCGTTCTCTTCGAGCGAGGTTCCCACGGTCAAGAGCCCTGGGACTTCGTCTTCAAAGACAAACAATCATGCACAGCAGCATTTCCACAACCACAATGCCAGCCTTGGCCGCATCCCAGCTGGTGCGGTCCATCGTGGCCACAGTCGGGAGCTCTCTTCAGAGAACCCTGCTGTTAGCCGTGAGCAGCACAACTATCCTTCGATCCAGTCTGCCCTGCAGGCCAGTGCCGCTCCCTTTGGGCCCAGTACTACAGCTGCAGTGCAACCCTCTGCTATGGTGAACCCTTCCGCCGGGGCCGCAGCCGTGAACAACAACTACAACAATATGTTCTATTCCGCCAACGGGTACGGCGCTCCTCAAGGCACCCCTCAAGGCGGCATTCCCCAGGTGATGCCTCAGGGACCCCCCCATCAGCCAGGAGGATACAATGTCAATATGCTCGCGAACAGTATGCAGCAGATGAACATGAATGGGGCCAACGGCAGCAACATGTATCAGCCTCAGAACTACAACGGCTATAACGCGGGTCCGTACAACCAGGGTAATCAGCCTCGAGACAGCCAGGCACGCGTCATTCAGCATCGCCGACAGCTTGACAATGAAGGTGAGTCTGCCTCCAGAGTAGTTCCGTATCAGCACACACTGACTTGCTTTGTAGCCATGTCTCGCTACCAGAACACGCCCCTTGATTCCTTCGTGGGCAACATCTATGAGCTTTGCAAGGACCAACATGGCTGCCGTTACctccagaagaagcttgaggagcgcAACGCCGATCAGGTTCACATGATTTGGGTCGAAACTAACCAGCACGTCATTGAGCTCATGACGGACCCGTTTGGTAATTATTTGTGCCAAAAGCTCCTTGAGTTCTGCAATGACGATGAGAGGACTACTTTGATTCAAAATGCTTCCCAGGATATGGTCCGCATCGCGCTCAACCAGCACGGCACACGCGCACTCCAGAAGATGATCGAGTATGTGAGCACCCCTCAGCAGGtccacatcatcatcgaggcTCTTCGCTACCGGGTTGTGGAGCTTATCCAGGACCTCAACGGCAACCATGTCATTCAGAAGTGTCTCAACAAACTTACCCCCCCTGATGCGCAGTTCATTTTTGACGCTGTTGGCGGCAGCTGTGTCGAAGTGGGCACTCACCGACACGGCTGCTGTGTTCTTCAACGCTGTATCGACCATGCCTCTGGCGACCAGAAGCTGTGGCTTATCCAGCGAATCACCGAGCATGCACGAATTCTTGTCCAGGACCCCTTCGGCAATTACGTCGTTCAGTACATTATTGACTTGAACGAACCTCTGTTCACCGAGCCTATCGTTCTCACCTTCAAGGATTGTATCACTCAGCTGTCCCGCCATAAGTTCAGCTCCAACGTCATCGAGAAGTGCCTGCGCTGCGCCCAGCCACCTTCCAAGGATCTGATCGTGGAGGAGCTACTACGCAACCAGGAGATGGAGCGCCTCCTCCGGGACTCATTCGCCAACTATGTCATTCAGACTGCTCTTGAGTATGCTACTCCTCATCAGAAGCATCGCCTTGTAGAGGCCATCCGCCCCATTCTTCCCCAGATTCGAACAACTCCTTACGGCCGTCGTATTCAAGCTAAGATCTCGGCCTTCGACAACCGTGGAAGCGCTGCCTCTAGCGGGCAAGTGACACCAGCCGATAACACCCAGGGTCAAATTCCTATGCGCGCTACTCACGCTCGAGGTATTTCTGGAGGTGGTCCTATTCTCCAGGGCAATGGTATGCCGCACGGTGGGCCTATGCCACCTATGCGCCAGAACATGCCCATCTACTCCCCTAACCCCGCCATGAACGGACAAGTTCCTACTTCTGGTGGACCTgttcagcagcctcaatacGGACAGATGACTCCTGGCAATTTCGCTCCCAATGCTGCTGTCAACGGTGCAGCTAATGGCAGCGCCGGTAACGGTAACTTTGGTGGCCAAGCCAGTGGCAACAGTGTCCCTACGAGCCCTGCCAATGGCAACGGAAATGTCAGCACGGGTCAGGGCGAACAGCCCCAGTGGCTTTAG
- the RPC2 gene encoding DNA-directed RNA polymerase III subunit (EggNog:ENOG41), producing the protein MPTVDDGFEALLEPFYNGKKLTDPISTKEDKFQLLPAFLKVKGKDADQPGLVKQHIDSYNFFVEQEIKDIVRANRTIRSEVDSNFWLEFTDIRVDSPRRQDWTDNKSHSEVTPMECRLRDMTYAAPIFVDIQYIRDKQRIVRKNVPLGRMPVMLKSSKCRLAGANNTQMEEMNECPLDPGGYFIIGGTEKVILIQEQLSKNRIIVEADEKNNIISASVTSSTHERKSKTYVTLKKDRILLTHNVLVEGIPIVIILKALGGLSDMEIMQLVAGSDGRYQDEFLVNFDEATKAGVFTQHQALEYIGAKVKMGSRRGTFGPQVRRNHVEEGLDALANLVIAHVPIEGLDFYPKAIYVAQMTRRVLIAAHNPKLVDDRDFVGNKRLELAGQLLSLLFEDLFKQFTSGVKMSIDKFLKKNNRAVPLDAVHMISNHANNIGYGINRAIQTGNWTVKRFNMNRAGVTHVLSRLSYIAALGMMTRISSQFEKTRKVSGPRALQPSQWGMLCTSDTPEGEACGLVKNLALMTHITTNVDEEPVKRWIFTLDAGVEPIRNFSGAEMHREGSYIIHINGTPFALTRYPKRFAQKFRTMRRRGWISPFVGININTHFNAVHIATDEGRICRPYIIVKNGKQKLKPEHLRLLQMGKATFDDFLNRGIVEYLDVNEENDALITIYEDQVTQSTTHLEIEPFTVLGAVAGLIPFPHHNQSPRNTYQCAMGKQAIGAIAYNQFNRIDTLLYTLVYPQRPMVISKTIQLIGYDKLPAGQNATVVVMSYSGYDIEDALVLNKASIDRGFGRCQVFRKYTTELQKYPNGRRERIGDPENEGDGKIKRRIAKHEALDDDGLAIVGYKVNSGEAMVKKETPLDQTSTGIGLDRGPAEFRDSSVSYRIADPAYIDKVMISQTEKDTTVIKVQTRQTRRPELGDKFSSRHGQKGVVGIIVEQEDLPFSDSGLSPDIIMNPHGFPSRMTVGKLLECLTGKASIVHGRPDYGFGDAFRSHPLEEMSQVLVDHGFSWEGKDYFTSGITGEPLEAYVFNGPIYYQRLKHMVQDKMHSRSRGPRAILTRQPTEGRSRDGGLRLGEMERDCLIAYGASQLLLERLMISSDGTEIDICQQCGLFGYKGYCHTCKSTREVTKMTMPYAAKLLVQELISMNVGVRLQMDDEFPHPR; encoded by the exons ATGCCTACGGTCGACGATGGCTTTGAGGCTCTCTTGGAGCCATTCTACAATGGCAAGAAGCTTACGGATCCTATTTCCACAAAGGAGGACAAGTTCCAGCTCCTGCCAGCCTTCTTGAAAGTCAAGGGTAAGGATGCCGATCAGCCCG GTCTCGTCAAGCA GCACATTGACTCCTACAACTTCTTTGTGGAGCAAGAGATTAAAGATATCGTACGCGCCAATCGAACCATTCGAAGCGAAGTAGACAGCAACTTTTGGCTAGA GTTCACAGATATCCGAGTAGACAGTCCTCGACGTCAAGATTGGACAGACAACAAGTCACATAGCGAAGTGACTCCCATGGAGTGCCGCCTTCGAGATATGACATACGCCGCGCCAATCTTTGTCGACATACAATACATCAGAGACAAGCAGCGAATTGTGCGAAAGAATGTGCCTCTTGGACGCATGCCAGTCATGCTCAAGAGCTCTAAGTGTCGTCTCGCCGGAGCCAATAATACgcagatggaggagatgaaCGAATGTCCACTTGATCCTGGCGGTTACTTCATCATTGGTGGTACCGAGAAGGTCATTTTGATTCAGGAGCAACTGAGCAAGAACCGCATCATTGTCGAGgccgacgagaagaacaacattATTTCAGCATCGGTCACCAGTTCTACACACGAACGAAAGTCGAAGACCTACGTTACTCTGAAGAAGGACAGAATTCTGCTCACACACAACGTCCTGGTGGAAGGTATTCCGATCGTAATCATCCTGAAGGCTCTGGGAGGATTGTCAGATATGGAAATCATGCAGCTTGTTGCTGGATCAGATGGAAGATACCAAGATGAATTCCTGGTAAACTTTGACGAGGCCACAAAGGCTGGCGTTTTCACTCAGCACCAGGCGCTGGAGTATATCGGAGCAAAGGTAAAGATGGGTTCCCGCAGAGGCACATTCGGTCCTCAGGTGCGCCGTAACCACGTCGAAGAAGGCCTCGATGCCTTGGCCAACCTGGTCATTGCCCACGTGCCCATTGAGGGACTGGATTTCTACCCCAAGGCCATCTATGTGGCTCAGATGACCCGAAGGGTCCTCATTGCCGCCCACAACCCCAAGTTGGTTGACGACAGAGATTTCGTGGGAAACAAACGACTTGAGCTGGCTGGTCAGCTTCTCTCACTTCTATTTGAAGATTTATTCAAGCAGTTTACATCTGGAGTCAAGATGTCGATCGACAAATTCCTAAAGAAAAACAACAGGGCGGTTCCTCTCGATGCGGTTCATATGATTAGCAACCACGCCAACAACATTGGATATGGAATCAACCGAGCCATTCAGACTGGAAATTGGACTGTCAAACGCTTTAATATGAACCGAGCAGGAGTCACCCACGTTCTCAGTCGGCTGAGTTACATCGCCGCTCTTGGTATGATGACCCGAATAAGCAGTCAGTTCGAAAAGACCCGAAAGGTGTCTGGCCCTCGTGCACTTCAACCATCACAGTGGGGTATGCTATGTACGTCAGATACGCCTGAAGGTGAAGCCTGTGGTCTGGTGAAGAACTTGGCTTTGATGACCCATATTACTACCAacgttgatgaagagcctgTCAAACGGTGGATCTTTACACTAGATGCTGGTGTTGAACCTATCCGCAATTTCTCGGGTGCTGAGATGCACCGTGAAGGAAGCTACATTATTCATATCAACGGTACTCCGTTCGCATTAACTCGATACCCGAAACGATTTGCGCAAAAGTTTAGAACTATGCGAAGGAGAGGTTGGATCTCCCCTTTTGTTGGCATCAATATCAACACACACTTCAACGCCGTCCATATTGCCACTGATGAGGGCCGTATTTGTCGACCTTATATCATCGTTAAGAATGGtaagcagaagctcaagcctgAGCACTTGCGATTGCTTCAGATGGGCAAAGCGACATTCGACGACTTTCTGAACCGCGGAATCGTGGAGTATCTCGATGTCAACGAGGAGAACGATGCCCTCATCACCATTTATGAGGACCAAGTGACACAGAGTACCACTCACTTGGAAATCGAACCCTTTACAGTCCTGGGGGCTGTCGCAGGATTGATTCCCTTCCCCCACCACAACCAATCCCCTCGTAACACTTACCAATGTGCTATGGGTAAACAAGCCATTGGTGCAATTGCATACAACCAGTTCAACCGCATTGATACTCTTCTGTACACACTCGTATACCCCCAACGGCCCATGGTTATTTCAAAGACCATTCAGCTTATCGGTTACGACAAACTTCCTGCAGGACAAAACGCCACCGTGGTTGTTATGTCATACTCAGGATACGATATTGAAGATGCTCTGGTTCTGAACAAAGCATCAATCGACAGAGGATTTGGTCGTTGCCAGGTTTTCAGAAAGTACACGACGGAACTGCAGAAGTACCCCAACGGACGCAGAGAACGTATCGGAGACCCCGAGAATGAGGGCGATGGCAAGATTAAGCGCCGGATCGCTAAGCACGAGGCATTGGATGACGATGGTCTTGCAATTGTTGGTTACAAGGTAAACAGCGGCGAGGCtatggtcaagaaggagacGCCACTTGACCAGACAAGCACTGGCATTGGGCTGGACCGTGGACCTGCCGAGTTCCGCGACTCATCGGTTTCATACCGAATTGCAGATCCCGCATATATCGACAAGGTCATGATCTCTCAGACAGAGAAGGATACCACAGTAATCAAGGTTCAGACGAGACAAACTCGACGCCCCGAATTGGGTGACAAGTTCTCGTCTCGTCACGGTCAGAAGGGTGTCGTTGGCATTATTGTTGAGCAAGAGGACCTGCCTTTCTCTGATAGTGGATTGAGCCCCGACATTATCATGAACCCCCACGGTTTCCCTTCTCGAATGACAGTCGGTAAGCTCCTTGAATGTCTCACGGGCAAGGCCTCTATCGTCCACGGCCGTCCTGACTATGGCTTTGGAGATGCTTTCCGTTCTCATCCGTTGGAAGAGATGAGTCAGGTGCTTGTAGACCATGGCTTCTCGTGGGAGGGCAAGGACTACTTCACATCGGGTATTACTGGAGAGCCACTGGAGGCGTACGTCTTTAACGGACCTATCTACTACCAGCGACTCAAGCACATGGTGCAAGACAAGATGCACTCTCGATCCCGAGGTCCCCGAGCCATCCTTACTCGTCAACCTACAGAAGGTCGTTCGCGAGATGGTGGTCTGCGTCTGGGAGAAATGGAACGTGATTGCTTGATCGCCTATGGTGCTTCCCAGCTTCTGCTGGAGCGACTCATGATCAGCTCGGATGGTACTGAGATTGATATCTGCCAGCAGTGTGGTCTGTTCGGATACAAGGGTTACTGTCACACATGCAAGAGTACAAGGGAGGttacgaagatgacgatgccgTATGCAGCGAAGCTGCTTGTACAGGAGCTCATCAGTATGAACGTCGGAGTGCGACTCCAGATGGATGACGAGTTTCCCCACCCCAGATAA
- the RPL15 gene encoding 60S ribosomal protein L15 (BUSCO:EOG09264L0C), giving the protein MGALKYVEELQKKKQSDVVAFLLRVRCWELRQLNVIHRASRPSRLDKARRLGYKAKQGYVIYRVRVRRGGRKRPAPKGATYGKPTNQGINQLKYQRSLKATAEERVGRRCANLRVLNSYWINQDSTYKYYEVILVDPQHKAIRIDPRINWIVNPVHKHRESRGLTATGKKSRGLNKGHRYNKTQAGRRKTWKRHNTLSLWRYR; this is encoded by the exons ATGGGTGCCCTCAAGTATGTCGAAGAGcttcagaagaagaagcagtcGGATGTCGTTGCCTTCCTCCTCCGAGTTCGCTGCTGGGAA CTCCGTCAATTGAACGTCATCCACCGCGCCTCTCGCCCCTCCCGTCTGGACAAGGCTCGCCGTCTCGGATACAAGGCCAAGCAGGGCTATGTTATCTACCGTGTCCGTGTCCGCCGTGGTGGCCGCAAGCGCCCTGCTCCTAAGGGTGCCACCTATG GCAAGCCCACCAACCAGGGTATCAACCAGCTGAAGTACCAGCGATCTCTCAAGGCTACCGCTGAGGAGCGTGTCGGCCGCCGATGCGCTAACCTCCGAGTCCTCAACTCCTACTGGATCAACCAGGACTCTACCTACAAGTACTACGAGgtcatcctcgtcgaccCTCAGCACAAGGCCATCCGCATCGACCCCCGCATCAACTGGATCGTTAACCCCGTCCACAAGCACCGCGAGTCTCGTGGTCTCACCGCCACCGGCAAGAAGTCCCGTGGTCTCAACAAGGGCCACCGCTACAACAAGACCCAGGCTGGCCGCAGAAAGACCTGGAAGCGCCACAACACCCTGTCCCTGTGGCGATACCGATAA
- a CDS encoding hypothetical protein (EggNog:ENOG41), which produces MTDLLQILPSFPLRPFAALIPTIEQQALTTTDLLTLHPADIAKQTRLPILDLKRLIAAIQASLSDDLSPQQPLLQPAEDPTVISTLDEGLDAALGGGVPVGVITEITGESGAGKTQALLSLCLAVQLPPPHGLGREALYISTEAALATSRLAQMLNSNPILQQYDDPETRPSLDAIRSAVTPDLETQDHILDFQVPVLLSRHNIGLIILDSVAANYRAEFERQGSHGSNMAARSAELVRLGALLRDLARRHNLAVVVANQVADRFASSSTPRHAPPRSSGVAYESPLASRSMPPPSSTNLPGTPSSSLPFALQDPDGPPPPPALMLDHQQRWFTGWGDDPHASYSLKTPSLGLVWSTQIACRIALFKRPVYGRIRQAAPVTAEDDSDLAAPTLRGWRRWMKVVFAPHAPPTGQGLDGAVEFEVTMGGLRSVKIQNAKKQ; this is translated from the coding sequence ATGACAGACCTCCTCCAAATCCTACCCTCCTTCCCCCTTCGCCCTTTTGCCGCTCTGATACCAACAATTGAGCAACAGGCTCTCACAACAACAGATCTTCTCACCCTTCATCCCGCAGACATAGCAAAGCAGACACGCCTCCCTATCCTCGATCTCAAGCGTCTTATAGCTGCTATACAAGCGTCTCTCTCTGACGATCTCAGTCCACAGCAGCCTCTACTTCAACCGGCTGAAGACCCCACCGTCATCAGTACTCTTGACGAGGGTCTGGATGCTGCATTAGGAGGGGGCGTGCCTGTTGGTGTGATAACGGAAATCACTGGTGAGAGCGGTGCTGGAAAGACACAAGCTCTTCTATCATTATGTCTTGCTGTCCAACTTCCTCCGCCTCATGGCCTGGGCCGTGAGGCTCTCTACATCTCAACTGAGGCAGCTCTCGCCACAAGCCGTCTTGCCCAGATGCTCAACTCAAACCCCATTCTACAACAATACGATGATCCTGAAACCCGCCCTTCACTTGATGCTATTCGCAGCGCAGTCACACCTGATCTAGAGACACAAGATCACATCCTCGACTTTCAAGTCCCCGTACTTCTGTCGCGTCACAACATAGGCCTCATCATTCTCGACTCAGTGGCCGCCAACTATCGTGCTGAATTCGAACGTCAGGGCTCTCACGGCTCTAATATGGCCGCTCGAAGTGCTGAACTCGTTCGTCTCGGTGCCCTTCTTCGCGATCTAGCTCGACGGCATAATCTCGCTGTTGTTGTAGCCAACCAGGTCGCTGATCGATTCGCATCCAGCTCTACACCACGACATGCACCTCCTAGAAGCAGTGGCGTCGCTTATGAGAGTCCCCTCGCTTCAAGGAGTATGCCTCCCCCTTCATCTACAAACCTTCCTGGCACTCCCTCGTCATCATTACCCTTTGCCTTACAAGATCCCGATGGTCCTCCGCCTCCACCCGCCCTAATGCttgatcatcaacaacgtTGGTTCACAGGCTGGGGCGATGATCCCCACGCTTCTTATTCACTCAAGACCCCAAGCTTGGGCCTCGTGTGGTCAACGCAGATTGCTTGTCGTATTGCACTCTTCAAGCGGCCTGTCTATGGCCGTATAAGACAAGCTGCGCCAGTTACAGCAGAGGACGACTCTGACTTGGCAGCACCTACACTCAGAGGATGGCGAAGGTGGATGAAAGTTGTATTTGCGCCCCACGCGCCTCCAACGGGCCAAGGCTTAGACGGGGCGGTCGAGTTCGAAGTTACTATGGGAGGATTAAGATCAGTCAAGATTCAAAATGCCAAGAAGCAATAA